The DNA segment aataaagttgcatactaatctgtatactaatactgattattttatattcaaaatttaaattagtactattttcaataaaatctactttttgaccaatcatattagattggtgTACATATTAGTACGCAGTTGtgcttataactagatttttccataaTAATCATATGCTTCTTGTTCTTGGCATTTCATGGGCCGCTGGCCCTGATCGATCATAGTTATTGATAAAAAGTTAACAAGCAGACTTCCTACTAATCTGTTTCATAATGGGAACTTGAAAATTGCAAACAACTATAATTTGGAAGCTTAGGTGAGGTTTAATTGGAAACAATTTCTATTTAAccccatctcatttcatttctaaacatcatttaaagacaaatacttttaaactaatcattataaccttttcaaactaatcattataatttttctaaactttcaaataaaaaataattcaaaatttttaaatttcaaaacataaaaagaatGAGTAATATTGCTAGGTACAAGCTTTACGTGTGCAAGTCTCGTGTAGAActtttgtataaaaatagaTCCAGCCACTAGAAAAAGtgatttgtttttatgttttttcataTTGGGTCCACTTTTCTACAAATGGTCAATGCAAGGTTTATATATTTGGAGTTTGCAAAAATCATTATTTGAGAAGACAAACTTCGCgtgaatataattaataatgtataatatatttgCAATACTAGtagtttgagatttttttttttttttttttggcacttGTCATTCTAGTTTATGGTATTATTGACCCATTAGACAATAAACTTTGTCTAGACTTTCTGCAAGCTGTACTCAATATATGTCTTCGTAAACATAGACATATATACTCAATTGTTTGTAGCATTCTTCCGTTTGGATGCTTTCCCTTGTTTTAGGAGACGAAGACATAATCATACGTTTTAATTAATCAAATCCTTGGCATTTCTTGGCAGCTGGTTTTGATGGAGATATCAAGACATCAACATCATTGTTTCCATCATGTATTGGAATCGATATTCATATACATAAGTCGTATTTTCTCACTTTGAATGaaaatttgcttcttaattagTTTCTAGCTAGCTAACTTCCTGCATGCTACAGTATGGCTAATTATACTTTGTTCTCTTTCAAACCATTTGATTTTGATGGATTTCAAGGAAATTATGGGTCTTTTGAAGACCTAGAGAAAGAGGAAACACTATTCAAAGAGAAACAAGATCACCCTCTTGAGTTAAATGTAGATCCTAATCCTTTTTGTATTAAGTATAATTTTCATGGAGGGGACAGAGGGTAGAAAGGAGCTCCTTTTTTGACAGATCGACTACAGTAcggccaccaccaccaccaccaacaaaCTGCCCATTCAAATAATCTGGCTCTAGATGAATATCATTTCAACCATGTTTTCCCATTAGCACCACAAATCCTGGAAAGTTCAGAGCTTGCATGCATCTAGATCACCAGAGATCTTGGAATTCTTGATCACGACAAGAAAATTCCACATTTGCCTCTGTTACATTTTCTGAGAAATGATGGAAGTGGGACATTACGCAACATAAACGCTGAAACTTGTGGTGTTAGCCGCAAATTATCAACAGAAGAAATCGTAAGGGTGGTTGGAGCAAGGTACGTACAACTCTCTACTACCCAGATGCATGATGATTATCACTGCATGCCCATGCATCCTTTTGCTCCCTCGGATTTGTCTGAGGATGAGAAAAGAGATGTGGAACTTGTCCAGCTTCTTCTATCTAAAGCTGAAAAGGTAGGCTACCAACAACATGATCGTGCAAGAAGATTGCTATTACATTGCAAATGGATTTCATCTGCCAGATGTAATTCGGTCCAGAGAGTGGTTTTTCATTTTGCTTTGGCACTTCGAGAGAGGATTGCAAAAGAATCAGGAAGATCAGTCAAGACAGCGAAGGGcgaattcaagcaaaatgacgAAATTGATGAAGAGTTGGACAGTAACCCTTCATTGCTTGCCTTTTACAGTCAACTTCCTTTTGTGAAAATAACCCTATTTGCAGGAATCTAAGCCATAAGCGAAAGTGTTGCATCGGAGCGTAAGGTTTATTTGATTGATATCGGAATCAAGTCTGGAGTCCAGTGGACACTTCTGATGCTGGATCTTGCAGACATAAAGGATTTTCCCATCGAGCTTCTTAAGATAATGACTGTCGGATCAACTAGAAATGAGAGGATAGAGGAGACAGGCAAGAGGTTAGGGAGTGTTACCGAATCCATGAACCTGCCCTTTTCGTTTAAGTCAATAATATTATCGGATGTGAAAGATATCAAGGAAGATTTCTTTGAAATTGAAGATGATGAAATCATGATCATTTTTGCTTCATTAGCACTGAGAACGATGATCTCTAGACCTAGTTGGTTGGAAAACTTCATGAGAGTTATCACAAACCTGAATCCCTCCATTATGATTGTCTTTGAAGTGGAAGCAAACCATAATTCACCCTCGTTTGTGAATCGATTCATTGAATCTCTGTTCTTTTGTTGTGCATACTTCGATAGCCTAGAGACTTGCATGGAAAAGCATGAGGAGGAGAGGATGAAGATGGAAACAATCATGGGTGGTCATATTAGAAACCTTGTAGCAGAGGAGGGTAGAGGAAGGAAAAACAGAAGTGTTACGATAGATGTGTGGAGGGCATTCTTTGCAAGGTTTAGAATGCTAGAAATTGGGTTAAGTcaatcatccctaaaccaaGCTAGTTTGGTTGCTGAACGGTTTTCTTGTAGAAATTATTGCACATTGGATAAGAATGGGAAATGTCTAATTGTTGGGTGGAAGGGAACCCCACTTCATTCCCTTTCTGTTTGGAATTTCATGAGTTGAGAGAGTGCATGCATGAGTGTGTTTTTGTGAGTTAATTTGTGTGATTATGTGAATAGTTTTGATTGGATTTGGCTTGAATTCAGTTCCAATTCGAATTGAACTCATTAGGCTTGAGACACGTATCCCTTGTGCCATGTTATAAGACACATTTCAAAATCTCAACTGGAACTAGTCTCAAGGCAATTCACTATAATATTtgtttatacttataattatatatagatagttAGTCATGATTTTGCAATTCTATTAGTTGCCTCCAAACATGGCTTCAATGTCTACTAAAATTCACTGATGCTATGTTTCATTGCCGGTCATTAAGAACCAACCAATGATGACTCTGATTCTTGAAGACAATTTTCTCAAATGGTATCATGTGCTTGCAAAATTCATatgaatttaaaagaaatattctaTTCGCTATCTTTTTAGgctgcgtttggatgttgacttgagctgatttttttatgaatagtaatgaattgagatgattgAGTGAATTTTGTAGGATCtacttaagatgagtttaaagtATGTAtggatgttaagataagtttagatatatttattgaaagttgtaaaataattgggTCCcaccattaaataatattgttcatATGACACCTTTGTCCCACTT comes from the Carya illinoinensis cultivar Pawnee chromosome 8, C.illinoinensisPawnee_v1, whole genome shotgun sequence genome and includes:
- the LOC122274400 gene encoding DELLA protein GAI1-like; this encodes MHDDYHCMPMHPFAPSDLSEDEKRDVELVQLLLSKAEKVGYQQHDRARRLLLHCKWISSARCNSVQRVVFHFALALRERIAKESGRSVKTAKGEFKQNDEIDEELDNIKDFPIELLKIMTVGSTRNERIEETGKRLGSVTESMNLPFSFKSIILSDVKDIKEDFFEIEDDEIMIIFASLALRTMISRPSWLENFMRVITNLNPSIMIVFEVEANHNSPSFVNRFIESLFFCCAYFDSLETCMEKHEEERMKMETIMGGHIRNLVAEEGRGRKNRSVTIDVWRAFFARFRMLEIGLSQSSLNQASLVAERFSCRNYCTLDKNGKCLIVGWKGTPLHSLSVWNFMS